The genomic region CACATACCTGATTCGTATCAAGGCGCTGGCCGAGGCCTATCAGGGCAATCCGGTGGTCGCGTTGCGCCGAAGTGGGCAGGAGTTGGCGCGGCTCGAAATCAAGTCGTCCACTTACGCCACCGTCGCATTTGGCAACTTTAATATCGCCCCCGGCGACCGCCTCAGCGTGGTGTTTCTGAACGGCGAGCGTACATGGAACCGGGGAACGTTGGTGGACGAATTGCTGATCGACCCGGTGACGGCGACCACGACCCCCACGCCTGCTCCCGTTGCACCAGCCCCAGTTGCGCCTGCTCCCATTGCACCAGCCCCAGTTCCAACGCCAACGCCAGCCCCAGCTACAGGCATCAAGTTGCCTCCCGCAGGCATCGTGTCCTGGGATTGGCAAATTGGCGCGGGTGAAGATTCAAGTATCACTGTGCCTTCCGGCGTGAAATTACTGGACATAGACGGCTTCGGTACTTCGGCGGCCAAGGTCGCGCAACTGAACGCGCAGGGCGTGTACACCGTCTGCTATCTGGATGTCGGCAGCTATGAACCGGGCCGGCCTGACTCGGATCAGTACCCCAGCTACCTGAAGATTCAGCAAGACCCCGATTGGCCCTCCGAATACTTTCTGGACGTGACAGACGTATTCAAGCCCAATTCGGTGCTGGCCGTCATCCTCAAGAATCGCTTCAAGATGTGCAAGGACAAGGGCTTTGCGGCCATTGAGCCTGACAACTTGCAAAACGATGAAAACGTCAGCGGCGGCAAGATCACGACCCAGCAGCAAATCGACTTCAACGGCTGGGTCGCGGATCAGGCGCACGCTTTTGGGCTGGCAGTCTTCCAGAAGAACGGCCCCGACAAGATTTTGCTCAGAGACCGGACGGGCAAAATGATGGTCGAAAAGTTTGACGGCATCTTGAACGAGCAGTGCCAGCAATACAGCGAATGCGCTCCGCTGGCCGAGTACGTGAAACGCGGCAAATTGGCCCTGAACACAGAATACAAGCTGGCTCCCGACTGCAATCTGTCGACCAGTCTGAAGATCAATACGATTCGCAAAGACCTGAATTTAGCAGGCGGCACGATGTCGGGCTACAGGCGCGAAAGCTGCAACTGATACAAAGTTGCGATGATTTGTGAAAATTAACCG from Deinococcus sp. QL22 harbors:
- a CDS encoding endo alpha-1,4 polygalactosaminidase, which produces MSLIQTFKSRHTPLMLLVTASLMSACGTSVRSPSNPMTTATGAHFEAEQASVERAAQLSGEQRQPLTIVQPGTLRDAEIIDDPAASGGQSVGLYSTGSSVRFTVPSATKASTYLIRIKALAEAYQGNPVVALRRSGQELARLEIKSSTYATVAFGNFNIAPGDRLSVVFLNGERTWNRGTLVDELLIDPVTATTTPTPAPVAPAPVAPAPIAPAPVPTPTPAPATGIKLPPAGIVSWDWQIGAGEDSSITVPSGVKLLDIDGFGTSAAKVAQLNAQGVYTVCYLDVGSYEPGRPDSDQYPSYLKIQQDPDWPSEYFLDVTDVFKPNSVLAVILKNRFKMCKDKGFAAIEPDNLQNDENVSGGKITTQQQIDFNGWVADQAHAFGLAVFQKNGPDKILLRDRTGKMMVEKFDGILNEQCQQYSECAPLAEYVKRGKLALNTEYKLAPDCNLSTSLKINTIRKDLNLAGGTMSGYRRESCN